The DNA segment CCCACATATCTTTAAGGAGCCAACGAAGCCACAATAAATTTGAAGTAGTATCAACAAACGTACAATAATCAGACTCTTTGTTGGAACATGATACAAAAATTTGTTTCTTACTACGTTAGGAAATGAGCGAATCATGTAGATAAAAGCATTAACATGTGATGAATTGTCTATCAGTAGGATCACCAATCTAGTTAGCATTAGAGTAGCCAGATAGAATGAGGGATGACTGAGATGAAAACTAAAGTCCATGACCAAGACTACCTTTAACATAGCAAAGAATACGAAGAAGGGCAATAAAGTGTATAGTGTGAGGAGCTGCCATGAATTGACTGACAACATAAACTGCATAGGCAATATCTGGGCGAGTCACAGTTAAATAGATAAGATTGACAACAAGTTGTCGATATAGAGTGAGATTTTTGAAAGGGACACCATCAAAAGGGGTAAGACAAACATTCGGATCTAGGGGTGTTGAGGAGGTGGCAAAGTCAGTAATACCAAAACGAGCCAATATATTAGAGACATATTTTGCTTGAGATAAGTAGTACCCATCAAAGCGAGATGAGATCTCAAGGCCAAAATAACTAAGTGGTTcaaaatctttcatctcaaagtgTTATCCTAAATAACATTGCAGATCATATATGGCTTAAGAATCATCACCTGTAATAATCATGTCATCAATATATAAAAGAAGGATACAATATTAGGAAGAGTCTGATGAGTGAATAATGTTGAATCATGGGAGCTGAAAGTGAATCTCAATTGAGTGTTGGTGAAATTGAAAGTTGTAATCCACGCTTGTAGaacctgtttcagtccatataaTGCACGACGGAGAAGATACACTTTTTAAGGTGGAGAAGATGTGTCAGGTGGTGGCTTCATATATACTTCTTTAGACATGGTGCCATTAAGGAAGACATATTTAACATCCATCTGAATGAGGGGCCACTATTTGGCGCTGCGACCACCAAAAGATTGTGAACAGATGTCATTGAAGCAAAAGGAGTAAACGTCTATTCGTAATCAATACCATATTCTTAAGAATAGCTTTTTTTTCCACAAGTCGAGCTTTATAATATTCAATAAACCCATCAAAGTGAGGTTTGATTTTATAGATCTATTTACAGCCAATAGATTGTTTGCTTGGGGGTAGATAAATGTAATCCTAAGTATGAGTCTTTTCTAAAGCCTATAGTTCTTCATTCATTGCTTGCTACCAAAAAGGGTTAGTACTAGCTTCATGGAAAGACGATGATGCAATAAAGACATAGTAGTGAAAACATGATGATAATCATAGAGGTGATGGAGAGGTTCTCTTACCCGAGTGGAGCAACGAACTGAGGTGATTGAAGCAGGTTTAGGTTTAGCAGAGGAGACAGATGTTGACTTCGGGAGAGCAGAGATAGAAGTAGATTGATTAAGCTCGAAGATGGGTAGAGGATCAAGAGCGATCGTATCATCAGAGTTCAAGGCTGGTTTGGGAAAGTAGGGTCAGGAAATGATGAGTCAGTCTCTAGAAAAAAggtattagagggatcaatgaagAATGTTTGAAAATTGGATAGAGAGAGGTGTGAAAGTAGGAGATACTGAAAAACATACGATGCTCTAAAAAAGTAACGTAGTGAGAAATACATAACCGTTTAGAGATAGGATCCCAACAATGTAAATCTTTATGCTCAGTTCTGTAGccaagaaaataatataaaccGACACAAGTTTCAAGTTTAGTAGGTTCATGAGGATGTAAAAAGACAAATAAGCGTAATCAGAAATTTTAAGATGAAAGTAAGAAAGAGAAGCACCGTAGAGACGCTCAAACGGAGAGATGTTTTGAAGAACTGAAGAAGGAAGACAATTGATGGAGTGAAAAAAAGTGAGAACAACCTCTCCCTAAAACTTCTTAGGGCAAGAAGCAGCGAGAAGTTGGGCACTAATACAATCCAAAATATGGCGATATTTTTGTTCTGCTCGATCACTTTGTTGAGAAGTATGGGGACATGAACGATGAACAAGAGTACCCTATCAGGTGAGAAAGGAGAGTACAGTTAAATCCTTATACTCCATTGTtggagttaatgtcctaaatcaaGTTTTAACTTGTAGCTtgtaaaaacaaattatatatctaataaaaagaggtattttattaatgtttaaactgcattaaatcaatccaataaactaaatccaaggttattttatgacatacgagtggatcacgtttaagtgataacctaaacgattTATtttagatggataagactggataccttatcctggtgacactacaaatatgacttgctttgtagatgttacaattgttgtaatgtACTACAAtagatctgatcctgatcgttcatgtggagacatgcgagcgggggatattctatacaaagagtttgtataagaccaaaacGTGAAATGAATAGCCTCTCTATGTAACactgttgctagaagagacttacatttcactaggatgatcataggtgatttgaccttaatcctaagtgagttgtgaacttttgtttatgagggcaatcctttgatttgtatgggtaagagtggtcatgttagccgactcaacaagcctaccatttttgggactTATCCGAGAAGGGAGCTaagaatacaactacacaagatgaaattcactcctttcccaaccttagggaaagtaaataaattgctccattaatagctgattccaggtcttacacattgaggcctcaacctctcactggctcgagaggtgttattttatagttggactataaattgtttgttcattaaagtGATTAGtgatatttaaggagttagatgtcaCTACAgcggtaaaacggtattttgacccagctatagttattagcaatttgtgaagagtcgactcattaatgattggttatatccatggacacataaataaatctacagtgtgaagagtatatctatcagtctttagtgaagtgaccgatagttaatgaaaattgattaatttaattaaatagtttaattaattaatcttatatcattggagcttctaatctgtaggtctataaagTCCACTTGTTAGATCACTAAAGGATATATTAGAGGaatggtttgaattgttcaaatcaattgcaaattaatgagattaatataatatggttaattatagatgtgatctataattaagagagaaaaatatttgaatatgattcaaatattaaagagatgtatacatataaatatgtgataattatatgttgattaattctatattaaatatgatttaatatagtcatTTAATTGactaattaatggttaattaattcattaattaatttttgacaagtaaagataaataaacatgtgatgtttatttatttattaattaattatatatattaaattggatttaatatatggttatttaattattgaactaattaattaaataaaagttatttaattaaattagaactagagTAGGAATAGAAAAGACTAGGAGAAAGGGGTCACCCTTCCTCTTTATAAAGATCTTCATGGTTAAGGTTTGTGATATAGTTGAATTGGGAATTTTGAATCCTAGTCTCCTACtactctcaaaatctctctggttttctctactacttcttcctcttccaagtcttggagaccacacatccaattcttgggatcctagagaataataaGGTTTTACTTACGGTGATGTCccttgatcattgaagagacGTCTCGAAGAAGACACAGAGGGAGTCGTAAAGAATTTGAGAATCTACAAAGATAAGGTTTAACTCTTCccacttttcttctcttaaatgcatgctaatcatgattgtttatccattatgttattattttataatgtattttgtttatgtaaaataaaaaaaaaataaaaaaaataaaaaaattgtaaggCGATCACACGTTTCCCCTTGggatttgattccttcaattggtatcagggcccaatttgtgcaattttttattttcgatttttttgaaacaaaatcaaGATAGAATGGTGGGttgcttttaaaatatattgatgAGATGTATGTAGTTTTAATTGTGGTTTGCGGGTTGACTGTTTAGGATTTTTCCATTTAGATTTACGGTTTTAATTGATGAGATCAATGTAAAACCCAGTGTCtatgggtatttttttttttttactataaatcgAGCCTATAAGTCCATGTCTTTTGTGGCAAAAGTTACTGTGAAAAAAACCTGGGAAAATAGAgggaaaacaagaaaaaaaaatagagagaaacaATGTAATGTAGTTTGGTTTTTCAGGGATAGCTTTTACAAATTTGTCGATAACTGGAGTTCTCATCGTTGGATCATGCTAAAATTTGGTTAGTATGTTGAGAACACCTAGGGTCTCGTTTTGAATGGTTGGATAGTTGTTTTGAGTTTTGGTGTATCCACCATCGCCACTGAACAgaagcaatttttttttgtctttttcctttttcttttgggattttctaaaatctagggttttagattttattttattttttaggaatGTCAATAGTTGGTCaactttttcattttgttaatttaattatcatgAGATgtaagatttaaattattttgaatggtGCCTAAAGTACGCCATTTAGATtcaaaatctcaccataggataAATGTGTTCATGCATCAAGTCAAaatgtaattgttatatttttggatacatgattaaattagcatgctcatgcatcttagtataaatgttatatcatTTTAGATGTATGGtacattaagcatgttcatgcatcatactaggttataattgttatagtgtATGATGACATGATGATATGTGTGCTTAATAATTGTTAGATATAAGTGTtacatttttcaattaaaataagttttgcattgagcatgacattacttagataaatataaatgttatatttaatcaatgtctttgaatgtaattatatattttatttttcattattttataatggttataagtataatgaaattagaattaaaatctataataaagagttgcatgcaaacataagtccaatttaattttaaatgcttTAGAAATAATTCACCTAGAGTTATGTTAAACACgtttttaatgagattagaaatagggtaatcttttaattcgttttaataggattaaaatgaatttcaataagagttaaatttataaaataattgcccataaTGGACCTTGTCTAAGGAAaattctgtctaggctgaggtagCTAACGAAGATGGAACACCTTTACCTGGGAACTGTCTGAAAGGTGAATTgggtaaatattttataagcatgcaataaatgattgacTTCGTTAAAAAGTTTAACAAATGAAGTCACATATTGttgaaatattcaatataagcattatattgagcaaattaacaaagacttagttaaaattaattagctgGTTTTtactaggttaataaacccatttttgtaaaatactcagtgggaggaaaaagatatatacGATATGTCAATTTTTCCACTCACATTGTTCCtaaaagttattctggtgtaatgattggttgagaagtGTCTCAAATCAGGGAAGGGGTGACTAACCACTCTTTGGTGacttttgttctaaatcactgaagcatcattgcaaaatgaaacaatgttgggttcattattagtttttgctaaactgaTGGGATTAAACTGAATTTTTGCATAAATGTCTAAAATAAGTAATTTGTTTTGTATAAGAAAAAATGACTAGCGCTTCAATGAACattcttaatgctgaaataTTGACTGAATTCAATTACACAACTTGGAAAGAATCGATTCAAACTATGTTCGTGGTTAACGACATTAACTTCGTCTTGACTGAGGAATATTCTCCAGTTTTAATGCTTAATGCAACAGGAAATGTTCGTGATGCATACAAAAGGTGGACGAAGGCCAATATTAAGGCTCGAGTTCACATTTTGGAAAGCATACCTGATGCCTTggccaaaagatttgagagcatGATCACTTGCACttcagatcatgcaatcaatgcaagaGTTGTTTAAGCGAGTGTCCTCACAATTCAAGCAGGATGGGGTTGATATAGACGAAACCAATAATGTCAACTTCTTATTTGAACTCCGGTCcgtattgaatgtcaagggacaaaTAGAGGAGGCAAAAGTTACTAAGTTTAATGAAGTTTATCAAAGATGTTTGACCTTGGAGGAAAAACTTAGAGTTCATAATAAGGGTGTTCAAGTTGATTCCACTGCTCTCTAGAATAGGAAGAGATTCAATGATAGTCAATTTGATTTACTTATCCTGGAGTCGTGCTTAGTAAAGAATAATGATTCTGACTAGATAGTTGATCCAGGGACTACTAATCATATATGTTCTTCCTATTCGGGATTTAATTCATGGAGAGAATTGGAAGTTGgggagatgactcttcgagctTGTACTGGTGAGGCCATTTCAGCTGTTGCCgtaggcaggcttaagttacTTTTAGtcaagaaacgatatatgttattagatgacgtatatgtagttcctaatatTAAAAGGAATCTAATCTCTGTTTCTTGTATGATTGAGCAAAATCATTCTTGCTTCTTCTATGGAAGTAAAGtgtctattttaaaaaacaggATGGAGAAAGGATTTGcttcaaaagaaagtaacttatatgtattaaggCTATTAGTTACAAAGGTTGTCctaaatattgaaatgttcagaacggCAACAACTGATAAGAGACCAAGGATTtcatttaaagaaaattctcaactttggcatctgatgttaggtcacattaatctcaataggattactAAATTGGTGGAGaaattggtgaaaagtggacttctaaatagtttagaagaaaattctttacctatgtgtgagtcataccttgaaggcaagatgacaaaACGACATTTTcctggaaaagattatagagccaaagaagccGTAGAACTTATAtatttagacctctgtggttcgataaATAAGAAGCAaggggtgggtatgaatattttatctcttttacagatgattattcaagatactggtatctatacctaatgcaaaacaagtctgaagcacttgaaaagtttaaggaatataagactgaggttgaaaacttgttaggtaaaaagataaaaacactacgatctgatcgtggtagacaatatatggacttaagattttagaactatatgatagaacatggaattattgGAGcttatgccctaaatctcgtgcgtcctatagtttgtaattgtaatgtacaaaaattttatttatttaatcaaatatgagatgttttattcaatatttagtagcattaatccacaaaccaataaattaacatccaaggttatcatctctagcttaaacatgtatttaGAGATAtataggtgaatcatgtttaagtgataacctaaatggtctgtaatagatggataaggctggataccttatcttggtgacattatgaatacgacccgctttgtagatgttacaattattgtaaagtgctacaaatgatatgatcctgatcaatcatatagagacatgtgagcatggtgtttatacaaagaagtttgtataagaccggaccacgaaatgaatagtctcgttatataacactgttcataataaagatctatatttcaccaggatgaccataggtaacatgacctgaatcctgagtgagttgtgaactcctacccatgaaggcagtcctttagCGTTTAAGTTTACTTCCAATGTATTAAATAACAATATTGTATCAAAGACTTTCCCTCTACAGTTGTTATAAGAGTTTCATATAAATTCTTATCGAAGTTGCACATACAATATCAATAGAGAAATTTCAGGTGTTCCACATGCAATGTACTGAGGGAGTTCAACGAAGAGATACAACAATCTTCAATATTGAACGAGGGAAAATATTACTAGATTTTTTTTGTGATTTGATTattgatattattataaatagtatgataatagatgcccattagatgctCAATAGTGTCCATTGACCATGTATGATACCCCATTTCCcaaagtgttgtccatgtgtgtcaacattgtacattattagtgtccatgtaatctacctcctacttgccaaattacctataaatagtagcatttggtgggttttggaagacacacacatcaaattcaatgaaaattagagaaagtgcagaattgagagaaatttcttattttatattttgctaatttattttattttaattatttatatattatgtttaatttattttaatatttatttattttgttattatattatattatatttatttcaatattatatttttattggtAACCGTGTTCCCATTAtgctcctcaagttcacaacacgttatcaacacGAGTTTCTATTGTTTTTCccactaaaggtaggtcctaaaagTATGTCAGCCTTTTCCTCTTCGttgtaattaataaattt comes from the Benincasa hispida cultivar B227 chromosome 5, ASM972705v1, whole genome shotgun sequence genome and includes:
- the LOC120077274 gene encoding uncharacterized mitochondrial protein AtMg00810-like produces the protein MKDFEPLSYFGLEISSRFDGYYLSQAKYVSNILARFGITDFATSSTPLDPNVCLTPFDGVPFKNLTLYRQLVVNLIYLTVTRPDIAYAVYVVSQFMAAPHTIHFIALLRILCYVKGSLGHGL